A region of Myxococcus stipitatus DSM 14675 DNA encodes the following proteins:
- a CDS encoding acyl-CoA carboxylase subunit beta yields MPRITSRINTGSETFQAQRADMLARLGELRGIEAKVRATEEKARDKFHKRGQLLPRERLMMLLDRGSPFLELSTLCGYGYHDDNDGSLAGGNSIAGIGYVSGVRCMVFVNNSAIKGGTASPWGVQKALRGQAIALQNKLPLVSLVESGGANLMYQQEIFIPGGETFYNQARLSAAGIPQVTVVHGSSTAGGAYLPGLSDYVVMVKKKAKVFLAGPPLLKAATGEVATDEDLGGAEMHATVAGTADYLAENDADAIRMARDIVSKLGWNERLAAQAPTSYAEPLYSPDELCGAIPADYRKPSDCREIIARIVDGSDFMGFKDDYDAHTVCGWASIFGGPIGIIGNNGPISPRGATKAAQFIQLCCQSGTPIVYLQNTTGYLVGTQPEQGGIVKHGSKMIQAVANATVPQVTLLVGGSFGAGNYGMCGRPFHPRFIFAWPNARTAVMGGEQAAKVMSIVFAEKLARGGETVDEEALRAFTQPIVDQFEKESHPFNASARLFDDGIIDPRDTRRVLGFALSICREAGRRELNPNTFGVARL; encoded by the coding sequence ATGCCAAGAATCACATCGCGAATCAACACGGGCTCGGAGACCTTCCAGGCGCAGCGCGCGGACATGCTCGCGCGCCTCGGGGAACTGCGAGGCATCGAGGCCAAGGTCCGCGCCACCGAGGAGAAGGCCCGCGACAAGTTCCACAAGCGCGGCCAGCTCCTCCCGCGTGAGCGGCTGATGATGTTGTTGGACCGGGGCTCGCCCTTCCTGGAGCTGTCCACGCTGTGCGGGTACGGCTACCACGACGACAACGACGGCTCGCTCGCGGGAGGCAACAGCATCGCGGGCATCGGCTACGTGTCCGGCGTGCGGTGCATGGTCTTCGTGAACAACTCCGCCATCAAGGGAGGCACGGCCTCTCCGTGGGGCGTGCAGAAGGCGCTGCGAGGCCAGGCCATCGCGCTACAGAACAAGCTGCCCCTGGTGTCGCTGGTGGAGAGCGGCGGCGCGAACCTGATGTACCAGCAGGAGATCTTCATCCCGGGCGGGGAGACCTTCTACAACCAGGCGCGTCTGTCCGCGGCGGGCATCCCGCAAGTCACGGTGGTGCACGGCTCCAGCACGGCGGGCGGCGCGTACCTGCCCGGCCTGTCCGATTACGTGGTGATGGTGAAGAAGAAGGCGAAGGTGTTCCTCGCGGGCCCGCCGCTGCTCAAGGCGGCCACGGGGGAGGTCGCCACCGACGAGGACCTGGGCGGCGCGGAGATGCACGCCACCGTCGCGGGCACCGCGGACTACCTGGCGGAGAACGACGCCGACGCCATCCGGATGGCGCGCGACATCGTCTCGAAGCTCGGCTGGAACGAGCGGCTGGCGGCCCAGGCTCCGACCTCCTACGCCGAGCCGCTCTACTCCCCGGACGAGCTGTGCGGCGCCATCCCCGCCGACTACCGCAAGCCCTCCGACTGCCGTGAAATCATCGCGCGCATCGTGGACGGCTCCGACTTCATGGGCTTCAAGGACGACTATGACGCGCACACCGTCTGTGGGTGGGCGAGCATCTTCGGCGGGCCCATCGGCATCATCGGCAACAACGGCCCCATCAGCCCGAGGGGCGCGACGAAGGCGGCGCAGTTCATCCAGCTGTGCTGCCAGTCCGGGACGCCCATCGTCTACCTCCAGAACACCACGGGCTACCTCGTGGGGACGCAGCCGGAGCAGGGCGGCATCGTCAAGCACGGCTCGAAGATGATTCAGGCGGTGGCGAACGCCACGGTGCCGCAGGTGACGTTGCTCGTGGGCGGCTCGTTCGGCGCGGGCAACTACGGCATGTGCGGCAGGCCGTTCCATCCGCGCTTCATCTTCGCGTGGCCCAATGCGCGCACGGCCGTCATGGGGGGTGAGCAGGCGGCGAAGGTGATGTCCATCGTCTTCGCGGAGAAGCTCGCGCGGGGCGGTGAGACGGTGGACGAGGAGGCCCTGCGCGCCTTCACCCAGCCCATCGTCGACCAGTTCGAGAAGGAGTCGCACCCCTTCAACGCGTCCGCGCGGTTGTTCGACGACGGCATCATCGACCCAAGGGACACGCGGCGGGTGCTCGGGTTCGCGCTCTCCATCTGTCGCGAGGCGGGCCGGCGTGAGCTGAATCCCAACACCTTCGGGGTCGCACGCCTGTGA
- a CDS encoding amidohydrolase family protein → MIGDGFVIDAVTHAYNLHPSNWRAGKYAESLAQLIFGLHSGLSGETHRVTQPERFMKNWSVDELAHILFVESDIDLAVHHVLPLQTLYTDGLCSYEKTVDIKKRYPDRFLVYAGVDPLRGTAALDDLDRQAEELKPTGLKLYPAAWLGDSFRHTGWRMDDPRIAFPLFERAQKLGIKNIAVHKGLPMGAVPLEAYKVDDIGGAADAFPDLNFEIVHGGMAFLDETGMQLSLFPNVYVNLEVTGALLVKRERWFAESLAALLKWAGPAKIMWGSGTVFSHPQPALHKFWHDFQLPEELTQVCGMQVTPEVKRMILCDNYARYAGVDVEAVKKRIAHDEFAKKKAKGNIQPYSFQESRP, encoded by the coding sequence GTGATTGGAGATGGCTTTGTCATCGACGCGGTGACACATGCGTACAACCTGCACCCGTCCAACTGGCGCGCGGGGAAGTACGCCGAGTCCTTGGCTCAGCTCATCTTCGGCCTGCACAGCGGGCTGTCGGGCGAGACGCACCGGGTGACGCAGCCGGAGCGGTTCATGAAGAACTGGTCCGTGGACGAGCTGGCCCACATCCTCTTCGTGGAGAGCGACATCGACCTGGCGGTGCACCACGTGCTGCCGCTCCAGACGCTCTACACGGACGGGCTCTGCTCGTACGAGAAGACGGTGGACATCAAGAAGCGCTATCCGGACCGCTTCCTCGTCTACGCGGGCGTGGACCCGCTGCGCGGCACCGCGGCGCTGGATGACCTGGACCGTCAGGCGGAGGAGCTCAAGCCCACCGGCCTGAAGCTCTACCCGGCCGCGTGGCTGGGCGACTCCTTCCGTCACACCGGCTGGCGGATGGATGACCCGCGCATCGCCTTCCCGCTGTTCGAGCGCGCCCAGAAGCTGGGCATCAAGAACATCGCGGTGCACAAGGGCCTTCCCATGGGCGCGGTGCCGCTGGAGGCCTACAAGGTCGACGACATCGGCGGCGCGGCGGATGCGTTCCCGGACCTGAACTTCGAAATCGTCCACGGCGGCATGGCCTTCCTGGACGAGACGGGCATGCAGCTGTCGCTGTTCCCCAACGTGTACGTCAACCTGGAGGTGACGGGCGCGCTCCTGGTGAAGCGCGAGCGCTGGTTCGCCGAGTCCCTGGCCGCGCTCCTCAAGTGGGCGGGCCCGGCGAAAATCATGTGGGGCTCCGGCACGGTGTTCAGCCACCCGCAGCCCGCGCTGCACAAGTTCTGGCACGACTTCCAGCTCCCCGAGGAGCTGACGCAGGTGTGCGGCATGCAGGTGACGCCGGAGGTGAAGCGCATGATTCTCTGCGACAACTACGCGCGCTACGCCGGCGTGGACGTGGAGGCGGTGAAGAAGCGCATCGCCCACGACGAGTTCGCGAAGAAGAAGGCCAAGGGGAACATCCAGCCCTACAGCTTCCAGGAGTCGCGCCCGTGA
- a CDS encoding metal-sulfur cluster assembly factor, producing the protein MTESAIRERIQSIPDPCSLATGVPLGIGEMGLIESVVNHAGKVTVRLHITSPMCMMAAYFMREVEQRLQGQEGVESVHVEFDHDLKWTPRDIQPEARERLAARRITMLGGRLLPRAESSVSNG; encoded by the coding sequence ATGACGGAGAGCGCGATTCGCGAGCGCATCCAGTCGATTCCCGACCCGTGCAGCCTGGCCACCGGCGTGCCGCTGGGCATCGGGGAGATGGGGCTCATCGAGAGCGTGGTGAACCACGCGGGCAAGGTGACGGTGCGCCTGCACATCACCTCGCCCATGTGCATGATGGCCGCGTACTTCATGCGCGAAGTCGAGCAGCGCCTCCAAGGCCAGGAAGGCGTCGAGTCCGTGCACGTCGAGTTCGACCACGACCTGAAGTGGACGCCGCGGGACATCCAGCCGGAGGCCCGGGAGCGGCTGGCCGCGCGCCGCATCACCATGCTGGGGGGACGGCTCCTGCCGCGCGCGGAGTCCTCGGTGAGCAACGGCTGA
- a CDS encoding acyclic terpene utilization AtuA family protein produces MSESPLRIGNASGFYGDRFSAVREMLEGGRLDVLTGDYLAELTMLILGRDRMKDPATGYAKTFLRQMEQCLGLALDKKVKVVVNAGGLNPEGLATALRALNDKLGLKARIAHVEGDDLSGRADELGLGAPLTANAYLGGWGIAEGLRAGADVVVTGRVTDASLVVGPAAAHFGWKKDGWDQLAGAMVAGHVLECGTQATGGNYSFFKDVDVRRPGFPLAELFADGSSVITKHEGTGGAVTVDTVLAQLLYEVTGARYAGPDATARFDSITLASDGKDRVRITGVRGEPPPPTVKVCLNHLGGYKNEATFILVGLDIEEKARLIREQMEAALTRKPKEAHWTLVRTDREDAATEEQAAAFLRVVVKDADAKLVGRAFSGAAVELALGSYPGFTMTAPPSDGAPYGVYTPAYVDAKQVEHVAILPEGARTVVTPPEQSQTLAPVEPPALPAPLPPGPTRRVPLGRIVAARSGDKGGTANIGVWVRTDEAWRWLAHFLTGEKLRELLPEAAAFPVERHVFPQLRGLNFVVDGILGEGVSSSTRFDPQGKALGEWLRSRHVDIPESLLREGEG; encoded by the coding sequence ATGAGCGAGTCTCCTCTCCGTATCGGCAATGCCTCGGGCTTCTATGGCGACCGGTTCTCGGCGGTCCGGGAGATGCTCGAAGGGGGCCGGCTGGATGTCCTCACCGGCGACTACCTGGCCGAGCTGACGATGTTGATTCTCGGCAGGGACCGGATGAAGGACCCCGCCACCGGCTACGCGAAGACCTTCCTCCGGCAGATGGAGCAGTGTCTGGGGCTCGCGCTGGACAAGAAGGTGAAGGTCGTCGTCAACGCGGGCGGCTTGAATCCGGAGGGACTCGCCACCGCGCTCCGAGCGCTGAATGACAAGCTGGGCCTCAAGGCCCGCATCGCCCACGTCGAGGGCGATGACCTCTCCGGCCGAGCCGATGAGCTGGGCCTGGGTGCACCGCTCACCGCGAACGCGTACCTGGGAGGCTGGGGCATCGCGGAGGGCCTGCGCGCGGGCGCGGACGTCGTCGTCACCGGCCGCGTGACGGATGCCTCGCTCGTCGTGGGCCCGGCCGCCGCGCACTTCGGCTGGAAGAAGGACGGCTGGGACCAGCTCGCCGGCGCCATGGTCGCGGGCCACGTCCTCGAGTGCGGCACCCAGGCCACCGGCGGCAACTACTCCTTCTTCAAGGACGTGGATGTCCGCCGACCGGGCTTTCCCCTCGCGGAGCTGTTCGCGGATGGCTCCTCCGTCATCACCAAGCACGAGGGCACTGGCGGCGCGGTGACGGTGGACACCGTGCTCGCGCAGTTGCTCTACGAAGTCACGGGAGCCCGGTACGCGGGGCCGGATGCGACGGCGCGCTTCGACTCCATCACCCTCGCGTCCGACGGCAAGGACCGCGTGCGAATCACAGGAGTGCGAGGCGAGCCGCCTCCGCCCACCGTGAAGGTCTGTCTCAACCACCTGGGCGGTTACAAGAACGAGGCGACGTTCATCCTGGTGGGGCTCGACATCGAGGAGAAGGCGCGCCTCATCCGCGAGCAGATGGAGGCCGCGCTCACGCGCAAGCCGAAGGAAGCACACTGGACCCTGGTGCGGACGGACCGCGAGGACGCCGCCACGGAGGAGCAGGCCGCGGCCTTCCTGCGCGTGGTGGTGAAGGATGCGGACGCGAAGCTGGTGGGCCGGGCCTTCAGCGGCGCCGCCGTCGAGCTGGCGCTGGGCAGCTACCCCGGCTTCACCATGACGGCCCCGCCCTCCGACGGCGCACCGTACGGCGTCTACACCCCGGCCTACGTCGACGCGAAGCAGGTGGAGCACGTCGCCATCCTCCCGGAGGGAGCGCGCACCGTCGTCACGCCGCCCGAGCAATCCCAGACACTGGCCCCCGTGGAGCCGCCCGCGCTCCCGGCGCCGCTGCCGCCCGGGCCCACGCGCAGGGTACCGCTGGGCCGCATCGTCGCGGCCCGCAGCGGCGACAAGGGTGGCACGGCCAACATTGGCGTGTGGGTCCGCACGGACGAAGCCTGGCGCTGGCTGGCACACTTCCTCACCGGGGAGAAGCTGCGCGAGCTGTTGCCGGAGGCCGCCGCCTTCCCCGTGGAGCGCCACGTCTTCCCCCAGCTCCGAGGGCTCAACTTCGTGGTCGACGGAATCCTGGGCGAGGGCGTGTCGTCCTCGACGCGCTTCGACCCGCAGGGCAAGGCGCTGGGCGAGTGGCTCCGCTCGCGCCACGTGGACATTCCCGAGTCGCTGCTTCGTGAAGGAGAGGGGTGA
- a CDS encoding TetR/AcrR family transcriptional regulator — MSESSGATGRQEQERSRVTRQRLMEAAIGALSELGWAGATMTVIAERAGVSRGACQHHFPTRGDLVAAAVEYVGHQQVEELGRRAARLPVDGRRTESILNMLAGIYTQPLFAAAAQLWVAASADAELRAQLLPLEAKVGREVHRLTVTLLGVDDREPETRELVQATLDLIRGLGLANLMRDDSARRKKILHRWALTLEDALRSRRGRD; from the coding sequence GTGAGTGAGTCATCTGGCGCGACGGGCAGACAGGAGCAGGAGCGCAGCCGCGTCACGCGTCAGCGATTGATGGAGGCTGCCATTGGCGCCCTGTCGGAGCTGGGGTGGGCGGGCGCGACGATGACGGTCATCGCCGAGCGGGCGGGTGTGTCTCGGGGCGCGTGTCAGCATCACTTCCCCACGCGAGGGGATTTGGTCGCCGCGGCGGTGGAGTACGTGGGGCACCAGCAGGTGGAGGAGCTGGGCCGGCGCGCGGCGCGGCTGCCGGTCGATGGGCGGCGGACGGAGAGCATCCTGAACATGCTGGCGGGCATCTACACGCAGCCGTTGTTCGCGGCGGCGGCGCAGCTCTGGGTGGCGGCGAGCGCGGACGCGGAGCTGCGGGCGCAGTTGCTTCCGTTGGAGGCGAAAGTGGGCCGGGAGGTGCATCGGCTCACGGTGACGCTGCTGGGCGTGGATGACCGGGAGCCGGAGACGCGCGAGTTGGTGCAGGCGACGCTGGACCTCATCCGAGGGTTGGGGCTCGCGAACCTGATGCGGGACGACAGTGCGCGCCGGAAGAAGATTCTTCATCGCTGGGCGCTCACGCTGGAGGACGCGCTGCGTTCCCGGCGGGGGCGGGACTGA
- a CDS encoding MFS transporter, protein MSTTASSESSHATLSPGLVWLMAITCGATAANLYYNQPLLGDIGRELHASGGTLGLVPTLTQVGYAAGMLLIVPLGDSLERRRVIVTMSALVSLALVGAALAPSLPWLIVASFLVGATAVAPQLLIPFAAHLAPPAQRGRVVGTVMSGLLIGILLSRTAAGFIGTHLGWRSIFWIAAGVMLLFAVVLRFSLPSQPPVAAMPYSQLMRSLVHLARTEPALRVYAVLGALTFGAFSVFWSTLALYLQSLPEHYGPQTAGLFGIVGVVGALIAPLVGRYTDSHGGKRINVFSIGVLLLSFLLMWPLGQWLWGIGLGVVLLDLGSQGNHISNQTRVYAMRPEARSRLNTIYMVTYFAGGAAGSWLGTTAWTRWGWTGVCLAGAALCVVGLGVLALDRKPQASPEQAPSEA, encoded by the coding sequence ATGTCCACGACAGCCTCTTCGGAATCCTCACACGCGACACTCAGCCCCGGGCTGGTGTGGCTCATGGCCATCACGTGCGGCGCCACCGCCGCCAACCTCTATTACAACCAGCCCCTGCTCGGAGACATCGGCCGGGAGCTGCACGCCTCGGGTGGGACGCTGGGCCTGGTCCCCACGCTGACCCAGGTCGGCTACGCGGCGGGCATGCTGCTCATCGTCCCGCTGGGTGACAGCCTGGAGCGCCGGCGCGTCATCGTCACCATGTCCGCGCTGGTGAGCCTGGCCCTCGTCGGCGCGGCGCTCGCCCCGTCCCTGCCCTGGCTCATCGTCGCCAGCTTCCTCGTGGGCGCCACCGCCGTCGCCCCCCAGCTCCTCATCCCCTTCGCCGCGCACCTGGCGCCTCCCGCGCAGCGAGGGCGCGTGGTGGGGACGGTGATGAGCGGACTGCTCATCGGCATCCTCCTGTCGCGCACCGCCGCGGGCTTCATCGGCACGCACCTGGGCTGGCGCTCCATCTTCTGGATTGCCGCGGGGGTGATGCTGCTGTTCGCCGTCGTGCTGCGCTTCAGCCTGCCCTCGCAGCCGCCCGTGGCCGCCATGCCCTACTCCCAGCTGATGCGCTCCCTGGTCCACCTGGCGCGCACGGAGCCCGCGCTGCGCGTCTACGCGGTCCTCGGCGCGCTCACCTTCGGCGCCTTCAGCGTCTTCTGGTCTACGCTGGCCCTGTACCTCCAGAGCCTCCCGGAGCACTACGGTCCGCAGACGGCGGGCCTCTTCGGCATCGTGGGCGTGGTGGGCGCGCTGATTGCCCCGCTCGTCGGCCGCTACACCGACTCCCACGGCGGCAAGCGCATCAACGTGTTCTCCATCGGCGTGCTGCTCCTGTCCTTCCTGCTGATGTGGCCCCTGGGGCAGTGGCTCTGGGGCATCGGGCTGGGCGTGGTGCTGCTCGACCTGGGCTCCCAGGGCAATCACATCTCCAACCAGACGCGCGTCTACGCCATGCGCCCGGAGGCGCGCAGCCGCCTCAACACCATCTACATGGTGACCTACTTCGCGGGCGGCGCGGCGGGCTCGTGGCTGGGCACCACCGCGTGGACGCGGTGGGGTTGGACGGGCGTGTGCCTGGCGGGCGCCGCCCTGTGTGTCGTGGGGCTCGGGGTGCTCGCGCTGGACCGCAAGCCCCAGGCGTCGCCCGAACAGGCGCCCTCGGAGGCGTAA
- a CDS encoding acetyl/propionyl/methylcrotonyl-CoA carboxylase subunit alpha encodes MERFNKVLIANRGEIAVRVIRTCKRLGYRTVAVFSEADRDAPHVLAADEAVPIGPSPAKESYLVIDKLIGAAKASGAQAIHPGYGFLSENAAFSRACKDAGLVFIGPDAEAITLMGNKRQAKLRMLAAGVPCIPGYEATDADDAALVAEGERIGFPLMVKAASGGGGRGMRWVHEPSQLPAALKGARSEATNAFGSGELILERAVVNARHVEIQVFADEHGNVVHLGERDCSVQRRHQKIVEESPSPAVSAQLRERMGQVAATAAKAIAYKGAGTLEFLLAPSGEFYFMEMNTRLQVEHPVTEQVTGLDLVEWQLRVAQGEPLPLSQRDITWKGHAIEVRLCAEDPANQYAPRAGRLLTWRLPAREGIRIDHGVREGQDIPPFYDSMQAKVIASGVDREMARRRLVEALRELTVFGVTTNKALLLHVLESEAFRSGAYDTGFIGQHAEASVVERLYETRPRERALAAVALFHDEAQQLARSGGLDASLVNWNTAHRHPVSMTLEDSQGDAKVSVRPVSSERYEVVTGDDALDITVRGLADGVFDFAVAGARGRARYLRTGDSVWLDAGDGARQLTDATFRPPKPAEGVGTGRLLAPMDGRILRVDTKPGASVKPGDVLVVLEAMKMEFQLVADLPGIVEAVNASPGGQVSAKQLLVVLKPQG; translated from the coding sequence ATGGAGCGTTTCAACAAGGTCCTCATCGCGAACCGCGGGGAGATTGCCGTCCGCGTGATTCGCACGTGCAAGCGCTTGGGCTACCGCACGGTGGCTGTGTTCTCCGAGGCGGACCGGGACGCGCCCCACGTGCTCGCGGCGGACGAGGCCGTCCCCATCGGCCCCTCTCCCGCGAAGGAGTCCTATCTCGTCATCGACAAGCTCATCGGCGCGGCGAAGGCGTCGGGGGCGCAGGCCATCCACCCGGGCTACGGCTTCCTCTCCGAGAACGCGGCCTTCTCGCGCGCGTGCAAGGACGCGGGGCTGGTCTTCATCGGCCCGGACGCGGAGGCCATCACGCTGATGGGCAACAAGCGTCAGGCGAAGCTGCGGATGCTGGCCGCGGGTGTCCCCTGCATCCCGGGCTACGAGGCCACGGACGCGGACGACGCGGCGCTGGTGGCGGAGGGCGAGCGCATCGGCTTCCCGCTGATGGTGAAGGCGGCCTCGGGCGGCGGCGGACGCGGCATGCGGTGGGTGCACGAGCCCTCGCAGCTCCCCGCCGCGCTGAAGGGCGCCCGCTCGGAGGCGACCAACGCCTTCGGCAGCGGCGAGCTCATCCTGGAGCGCGCCGTCGTCAACGCCCGGCATGTGGAGATTCAGGTCTTCGCGGACGAGCACGGCAACGTCGTGCACCTGGGTGAGCGCGACTGCTCCGTGCAGCGGCGCCACCAGAAGATTGTCGAGGAGAGCCCGTCCCCCGCCGTCAGCGCACAGCTGCGGGAGCGCATGGGGCAGGTGGCCGCCACCGCCGCGAAGGCCATCGCCTACAAGGGCGCGGGGACCCTCGAGTTCCTCCTGGCCCCCAGCGGCGAGTTCTACTTCATGGAGATGAACACGCGTCTCCAGGTGGAGCACCCCGTCACGGAGCAAGTCACCGGACTGGACCTCGTCGAGTGGCAGCTCCGCGTCGCGCAGGGTGAGCCGCTGCCCCTGTCGCAGCGGGACATCACCTGGAAGGGGCACGCCATCGAGGTGCGGCTGTGCGCGGAGGACCCGGCGAACCAGTACGCGCCTCGCGCCGGACGGCTGCTGACGTGGCGTCTGCCTGCTCGCGAGGGGATTCGCATCGACCACGGCGTGCGCGAGGGGCAGGACATCCCGCCCTTCTACGACTCCATGCAGGCGAAGGTGATTGCCTCGGGGGTGGACCGCGAGATGGCTCGGCGTCGCCTCGTGGAGGCGCTGCGCGAGCTCACGGTGTTCGGCGTCACCACGAACAAAGCCCTGCTGCTCCACGTGCTGGAGAGCGAGGCGTTCCGCTCGGGGGCCTACGACACGGGCTTCATCGGCCAGCACGCGGAGGCCTCGGTCGTGGAGCGGCTGTATGAGACGCGCCCTCGGGAGCGCGCGCTCGCGGCGGTGGCCCTCTTCCATGACGAGGCCCAGCAGCTCGCGAGGAGCGGCGGCCTGGATGCCTCGCTGGTGAACTGGAACACCGCGCACCGGCACCCGGTGTCGATGACGCTCGAGGACTCCCAGGGGGACGCGAAGGTCTCCGTGCGCCCCGTCTCCTCGGAGCGCTACGAGGTTGTCACCGGTGATGATGCGTTGGACATCACCGTGCGGGGCCTCGCGGATGGTGTGTTCGACTTCGCCGTGGCGGGTGCGCGCGGGCGGGCGCGCTACCTGCGCACGGGCGACTCGGTGTGGCTGGATGCGGGGGACGGCGCACGGCAGCTCACGGATGCGACGTTCCGCCCGCCGAAGCCCGCGGAGGGCGTGGGCACGGGCCGGCTGCTCGCGCCGATGGACGGGCGCATCCTGCGGGTGGACACGAAGCCGGGGGCCTCGGTGAAGCCGGGGGACGTGCTCGTGGTGCTGGAGGCGATGAAGATGGAGTTCCAGCTCGTCGCGGACCTGCCCGGCATCGTCGAGGCCGTGAATGCCTCACCCGGCGGGCAGGTCTCCGCGAAGCAGCTCCTGGTGGTCCTCAAGCCCCAGGGCTGA